A genome region from Victivallis lenta includes the following:
- a CDS encoding GNAT family N-acetyltransferase yields the protein MTEAIRIRPAAEADLPELVELLRQLFELEQDFEPDASKQQAGLSLMLESPFAELLVAECGGRVAGFCGVQLQISTAMGSYAAQIEDLVLHPEFRRRGIGSRLLDAAGAWAKQRGARRLQLNCDDQNLPAMRFYEARNWIRTHLFNYFKFNF from the coding sequence ATGACGGAGGCGATCCGCATCCGTCCGGCCGCCGAAGCGGACCTCCCGGAGCTCGTCGAACTCCTGCGGCAGCTGTTCGAGCTCGAGCAGGATTTCGAGCCGGACGCATCAAAGCAGCAGGCGGGCCTCTCGCTGATGCTCGAATCGCCATTCGCGGAGCTTCTCGTCGCGGAATGCGGCGGACGGGTCGCCGGTTTCTGCGGCGTGCAGCTCCAGATTTCGACTGCGATGGGAAGCTATGCCGCCCAGATCGAGGACCTGGTGCTGCACCCGGAGTTCCGGCGGCGCGGCATCGGGAGCCGGCTCCTGGACGCGGCCGGCGCGTGGGCGAAACAGCGGGGCGCCCGGCGGCTCCAGCTCAACTGTGACGACCAGAATCTCCCGGCCATGCGCTTCTATGAGGCGCGGAACTGGATACGGACCCATCTGTTCAACTATTTTAAATTCAATTTTTAA